The window CCACTATGTATCTTGAATCCACAAGCcttaataagattttaaaaaaactatgtttagTGCTTGATTAAAAGCagaattcaaattaaaaagataataagttTGAGACTGAATCAGTCTTCCCTAACCTTCTGTTGCCACACAAACGAGTTGCCTTCAGACTCTTTCAACTTATTCTCATAATCCTTGGACTTCTGTTGCCACACAAGGGACTTGCCTTGAGAATCTTTCAACTGATTCTCAAGATCCTTAAACTGCAGGCatcgttttaaaaattttggtaactACTCTCAGcaaaacattatgaaattaatGAAACATTCAATGTCGAGCTCAGGAAACCTTACATTTCAAGAAATTTGCAGAGACCATACCAAGTGCTTTTCATCTTCTGCATCTCACCGGTGTCAACTCAACCAGCAAAGTTGAGTGAACTCAAAGTCGCCGTTAAAAAGTGAAGGTGATGAGACAAATCTCCTACTCTCAAACAATGGACAAGACCGATGGAAACAAACATCATATGCCCAAACTCATCTTCAATCATTGCTAATTTCATTAATCCTAAGTTTAGTCATTGCCTATGAACACATAAGTAAATTAGGATTtcgaagaaccctaattttcaagatcaaagaaccctaatctcTAAACAACCTTAACTAAACACTAAATCAtacaaacagaaatagaaacgtACCATGACAAAGACAATTGTATAATACAATCTCCGAATGGATTCATGCAAAGCTTCGATTTGGTGAAGGAGACTCACCGTTTTCCATGAATTGACTGGCCGATTAGCTGCACCACAGTCGACGTTGACACTCGGCCACGGTGGAGATGATAATAAAACATCCGACCATTCTATCTCCTCCGATTGTCGTTCTGGCGGTCGATATCATCGTTCGCCTTGCACAGATAttatcggagaagaagaagaagaagaagaagaagaaaaatgaatcgaaataattttttttttttaagtattaaaaCATCAACAAACTAGACGCTGACACGTCTTAATAAGAGGCATCTCTTATTATTTGATCCGAAATTAGAACTGCCTCTTATTCTTTTCtgtgtgttttgatttatttttgggcCAAATTAAACATAAGAGGCCTGCTAAATCCCCCGTTGGAGAAGCTCTTAATAACAAGGTTATATATGATTCTCGAAGGACGAAGGACGAAGGAGGGAGGACGAAGTAACGAGTGCTTCTCGTGCGGCTGCAGGGATCATCTGAGACAATCGAAGGAGCAGTCCCGTGAACGAAGATGGCGGGAGCAGCTTTCGGGCAATTAAACCTCGAAGAACATCCTCCGATTTGGGGATCTCGAAGCGTCGATTGCTTTGACAAGCTCGAACAAATTGGTGAAGGCACTTACGGGTATCTGCTCCTCAATTTcattcctttttcctttttttttttcaattcaatttcACTCTTTTGGGTATTCAAAaggctttgatttttttttttttttttttacttagggATTGACAAAATTGAAAAGCGACTTTTGATtgtatgatgatgaatgatgatgattaggCTTTTTTACAATGCATAGTGCTGTTTGATTTTAGgatgtttgattgttgttgtttgcttttgcAGTCAAGTTTACATGGCTAAAGAGATCAAAACTGGTGAAATTGTGGCTCTCAAAAAGATCCGTATGGATAATGAAAGAGAAGGGGTATATGCTTTTTATTCTCTTTAtattggttttaagtttttatgaTGATGCTCACTATGTTTAGAAAGAGATGCAAAGTTATTTAATTGTAACCCCATTGTTCACAATTGGTATGATGCAGTTTCCTATAACAGCTATCAGGGAGATTAAAATTCTCAAGAAGCTTCACCATGAAAATGTCGTTCAGCTGAAAGAGATTGTGACTTCACCAGGTTTGTTTTTAAGGGAACACACATGTCACACTGGAAGTATTAGTTTATCAATATCTTATTAAAAAGGTCtgataattttgtaatttggtcTGTATTTTTCATAGGTCGGGACAGGGATGACCAAGGAAAGCCAGGTTAGTGAATAATGTGATTTCAGTTTCTGTCTTGTTTTCTGCATAACGTAGGATTTGTTCTCACCTTAAGGTTGTGCCTACGTGAAATTATAGATAATAACAAATACAAGGGTGGCATATACATGGTTTTTGAGTACATGGATCATGATTTGACTGGACTCGCTGACCGTCCTGGACTGAGATTTACTGTTCCTCAAATCAAGGTATTGCACAGCTAGATAGCTTCTTATTTCTATATAAGCCTTTGCATGCTACGGTTCATCTTTATTCTAACACTCATTCCATGTAAAAGTGTTACATGAAGCAATTGCTCACCGGGCTTCACTATTGTCATGTGAATCAAGTTCTTCACCGTGATATTAAAGGTGTGATTCTCCCAAATACAttgttgatattttgttttcacttttagtCTGTTACTTGCCTATTAACCTAGATTTTGGTCCAGGCTCAAATCTCCTTATTGACAATGAGGGAAATCTAAAGCTGGCAGATTTTGGGCTCGCACGGTCGTTTTCTCATGATCATACTGGAAATCTTACAAATCGTGTCATCACACTGTGGTATAGGTAAGCCTACAAACCGTCATTTAAAGTTTACATGATTGATACAGAGATAGTCTTGATATCTTGGCATTATGGTCTTTGCTAATGTATCGGTTATTGCTACTTTGCTGACTTACACGTACTGAGGCAGGCCCCCTGAATTACTACTTGGGGCTACAAAATATGGCCCAGCAATTGACATGTGGTCGGTTGGTTGCATATTTGCTGAACTTTTGCATGCAAAACCAATCTTGAATGGGAAAAATGAGGTCAGGGTTTTATCTTTTTGCTGAAAGCTCACTTCTTTTGAACATTTCAGATGTTACTGCAGTGTGCTTTCATGCCACTAATAGTATAAGAATCTATATGGTCTCCTGGTTTAATTGTGATATCGTTGGACTGGACACCTAAGGGGTTCATTAGAATTAGATAGATCATCGCTTTTATTCTGTAACCACAGAGGCTGAGTTCGATTCTCTGCCTATATTATGTGTACATAAAATTCCTCCCAATAGCTTATTGTGAATGGTTATGCTTACATGTTATTGctaatcccaaaaaaaatatgttctgTATCCTACATTGTTTCAGCATGAACAATTGAACAAGATATTTGAGCTTTGTGGATCACCCGATGAAAACATTTGGCCTGGGGTTTCCAAGATGCCTTGGTACAACAATTTCAAGCCGGCACGTCCCTTGAAGAGACGTGTAAGAGAGTTTTTCAGACAGTAAGTAATGTAAACCAATATATAGCTTCACTTTTACACATGTACTCTGATTAGAAGATTTCATTTGGCTTTTCATCTCTTCTGCACAGCTTTGATCGGCATGCTCTTGAATTACTTGAGAAAATGTTGGTGCTTGACCCATCACAGGTATCAGAGACCATTATCTTTATTTGCAGCGAACTATCTTCTGAAAATATATGCAAACTGTTGCATAAACAAACTGCCTTATAACCGATATGAAATGCCTTATAAGGCAGGACACttacgttttttttctttttttgctttcccTGGTGTAGAGAATATCGGCAAAGGATGCTCTTGATGCTGAGTACTTTTGGACTGATCCGCTGCCATGTGACCCAAAGAGGTTCTtacattttctgattttctcttACAAATTCATGAAACTCATTCGCTTACTAGACAGATGATTATGAGGAAAATTCTTTGGACTAAAACAATGTTTCATATTAACAGTCTGCCCACATATGAATCATCACATGAGTTccagacaaagaaaaagaggcAGCAGCAGCGCCAACACGAAGAAGCAGCAAAAAGACAAAAGCTGCAACATCCACAGCAGCAGCACACTCGTTTGCCTCCAGTACAACACGGTGGCCAGTCTCATGCTGCTCCACATTGGCCTGCCGGTCCAAACCATCCCACTAACAACGCGCCGCCACAAGTGCCTCCTGGACCCAGCCACCCCTTCTACGGGAAACAGCGTGGTCCACCTGGTCCAAACCGATACCCTCCTAGTGGAAACCAGAGCGGGGTTTATAAtcacaaccaaggaggttacagcAGCGGATCATATCCTCCACAAGGACGGGGAGCTCCTTATGTGGCGGGTCCTAGAGGGCCAAGTGGTGGCGCATACGGGGTTGGACCACCTAACTACACACAAGGTGGTCAGTATGGTGGCTCTGGTAGCTCTGGAAGAGGTCAAAACCAAATTGGTGGTAGTAGAAACCAGCAATATGGATGGCAACAGTAAAAAGATCTAATGATCTGTTGCCCTGTCGGGCTGATGTCTTACACTGAATTGATACTAGTAATAACAGATTAATATGAGAAATTGAATCTTTCTgtcacacttttttttattgtcttcTTTCATTAGCCACACATTATCTAGTATTGTCAAGATGGAGATTGACAGTGTATGTTGTAAAAGAAATGAGCAATGAGAAACAGTATCCATACACCACAGTTAGAtattgttgaaagaaaaaagaaaatggcatTTCATATCGGTTTTGAGaccaaaaggaaaaatagaagTAGCTGCCTAACTCAAATCCAAATGCGTAGCCACAAgcaaacagcaaaaaaaaaaaaaccaaaaaaaacataaaccatgaTAATTCATTGCATAGGTTGAGGTGGGAAAATGTAAGGGATCTTGTTAATGTGGTGGTTTGAGAAGTCTGCATCGCTATCAGCTCTGCAGAGGCTGAAACCTCCGATCTCCACCTTCTCGGTCTTCTCGTTCGGCTCGTGGACATCAAGGTAATAGATGTAGTTTCTCTCAAGTCCAGGGAAGGAGCTAGCAAGGAGACAAAAAGACTcaga is drawn from Camelina sativa cultivar DH55 chromosome 8, Cs, whole genome shotgun sequence and contains these coding sequences:
- the LOC104708074 gene encoding cyclin-dependent kinase C-1; translation: MAGAAFGQLNLEEHPPIWGSRSVDCFDKLEQIGEGTYGQVYMAKEIKTGEIVALKKIRMDNEREGFPITAIREIKILKKLHHENVVQLKEIVTSPGRDRDDQGKPDNNKYKGGIYMVFEYMDHDLTGLADRPGLRFTVPQIKCYMKQLLTGLHYCHVNQVLHRDIKGSNLLIDNEGNLKLADFGLARSFSHDHTGNLTNRVITLWYRPPELLLGATKYGPAIDMWSVGCIFAELLHAKPILNGKNEHEQLNKIFELCGSPDENIWPGVSKMPWYNNFKPARPLKRRVREFFRHFDRHALELLEKMLVLDPSQRISAKDALDAEYFWTDPLPCDPKSLPTYESSHEFQTKKKRQQQRQHEEAAKRQKLQHPQQQHTRLPPVQHGGQSHAAPHWPAGPNHPTNNAPPQVPPGPSHPFYGKQRGPPGPNRYPPSGNQSGVYNHNQGGYSSGSYPPQGRGAPYVAGPRGPSGGAYGVGPPNYTQGGQYGGSGSSGRGQNQIGGSRNQQYGWQQ